The following are from one region of the Melospiza melodia melodia isolate bMelMel2 chromosome 14, bMelMel2.pri, whole genome shotgun sequence genome:
- the LOC134424756 gene encoding leukotriene C4 synthase-like isoform X2, whose translation MRDQIDLLATVTVLGVLEQAYFAMQVIYARRKYKVSPPETTGHPEFERTFRAQANCSEYFPIFISLLWVAGIFFHQGVTAVCGLLYLYTRLRYFQGYAGAAQGRLGPLYASAWLLWVLLGLALAGLLAHFLRPRSSTWMAALVWPLQLHGAW comes from the exons ATGAGAGATCAaattgacctgctggccacagtcACAGTTCTGGGTGTCCTGGAGCAAG CCTATTTTGCAATGCAGGTGATCTACGCCCGTCGGAAGTACAAGGTTTCCCCTCCTGAAACCACAGGGCACCCTGAATTTGAGCGGACCTTCAGAGCTCA GGCAAACTGCTCAGAGTACTTCCCAATCTTCATTTCCCTCCTCTGGGTTGCTGGAATCTTCTTCCATCAAG gtgtgacTGCAGTGTGTGGGCTGCTCTACCTCTACACCCGCCTCAGGTACTTCCAGGGCTACGCCGGGGCTGCACAGGGACG GTTGGGACCACTGTATGCCAGTgcctggctgctctgggtgctgctggggctggcactggctgggctcctggcacacttCCTGAGGCCCAGATCCTCCACATGGATGGCAGCACTGGTGTGGCCTCTCCAGCTCCATGGAGCCTGGTGA
- the LOC134424756 gene encoding leukotriene C4 synthase-like isoform X1, protein MRDQIDLLATVTVLGVLEQAYFAMQVIYARRKYKVSPPETTGHPEFERTFRAQANCSEYFPIFISLLWVAGIFFHQAGLTRKCLSSSWEQLSPLLPGGGSSGSPCSSAGAWLSPRAASPGQGVTAVCGLLYLYTRLRYFQGYAGAAQGRLGPLYASAWLLWVLLGLALAGLLAHFLRPRSSTWMAALVWPLQLHGAW, encoded by the exons ATGAGAGATCAaattgacctgctggccacagtcACAGTTCTGGGTGTCCTGGAGCAAG CCTATTTTGCAATGCAGGTGATCTACGCCCGTCGGAAGTACAAGGTTTCCCCTCCTGAAACCACAGGGCACCCTGAATTTGAGCGGACCTTCAGAGCTCA GGCAAACTGCTCAGAGTACTTCCCAATCTTCATTTCCCTCCTCTGGGTTGCTGGAATCTTCTTCCATCAAG CTGGATTAACCAGGAAGTgcctcagctccagctgggagcagctgagcccacTCCTGCCTGGAGGAGGAAGCTCTGGCAGCCCTTGCTCCTCTGCTGGAGCCTGGCTGTCCCCTCGTGCTGCTTCTCCTGGACAAG gtgtgacTGCAGTGTGTGGGCTGCTCTACCTCTACACCCGCCTCAGGTACTTCCAGGGCTACGCCGGGGCTGCACAGGGACG GTTGGGACCACTGTATGCCAGTgcctggctgctctgggtgctgctggggctggcactggctgggctcctggcacacttCCTGAGGCCCAGATCCTCCACATGGATGGCAGCACTGGTGTGGCCTCTCCAGCTCCATGGAGCCTGGTGA
- the MGAT4B gene encoding alpha-1,3-mannosyl-glycoprotein 4-beta-N-acetylglucosaminyltransferase B yields the protein MRLRSGTALTLLLGCLCALLSLSWYGAFGGHKGDVVDIYQREFLALRDRLHTAEQESLKRSKELNLVLEEIKRALSEKQALRDINRTWSSLSDETKLKLWNITNKNVLHLPTIFHHLPHLLSKENSLQPAVHVGQGRTGVSVVMGIPSVKREVHSYLTDTLNSLISELTQQEKEDSVIVVLIAETDPQYTAGVAENIKNLFPKEIHSGLLEVISPSPHFYPDFSHLRESFGDPKERVRWRTKQNLDYCFLMMYAQSKGIYYVQLEDDIVAKPNYLSTMKNFALQQPSEEWMILEFSQLGFIGKMFKSLDLSLIVEFILMFYKDKPIDWLLDHILWVKVCNPEKDAKHCDRQKANLRIRFKPSLFQHVGTHSSLAGKIQKLKDKDFGKHALRKEHVNPPAEVSTSLKTYQHFTLEKAYLREDFFWAFTPTAGDFIRFRFFKPLRIERFFFRSGNIEHPEDKLFNTTVEVLPFDSLQSDKEALQEGRGTAVKYRRTADGYVQIGSFSKGVAEGEVDPSFGPLEAIRLSIQTDSPVWIILSEIFIKKAE from the exons GTGACGTTGTGGACATCTACCAGCGAGAGTTCCTGGCGCTCAGGGACCGGCTGCACACGGCCGAGCAGGAGAGCCTGAAGCGCTCCAAGGAGCTCAACCTGGTCCTGGAGGAGATCAAGAGGGCCCTGTCGGAGAAGCAGGCCCTGAGGGACATAAACCGGACCTGGAGCAGCTTATCTG aCGAAACCAAGTTAAAACTGTGGAATATCACCAACAAGAATGTGCTGCACCTTCCCACCATCTTCCATCATTTGCCACATTTGCTGTCAAAGGAGAACAGTCTGCAGCCAGCCGTGCATGTGGGACAGGGGCGCACTGGAG TGTCCGTCGTGATGGGAATCCCCAGCGTGAAGCGGGAGGTGCATTCCTACCTCACCGACACCCTCAACTCCCTCATCTCAGAGCTCActcagcaggagaaggaggattCTGTCATCGTTGTCCTCATTGCTGAG acgGATCCACAGTACACAGCCGGAGTGGCAGAAAATATCAAAAACTT ATTCCCGAAGGAAATACACTCAGGTCTCCTGGAGGTAATTTCCCCATCTCCACATTTCTATCCTGATTTCTCCCACCTGCGGGAATCCTTTGGAGACCCCAAGGAAAGAGTCAG GTGGAGGACAAAGCAGAACCTGGACTACTGCTTTTTAATGATGTATGCCCAGTCCAAAGGCATTTATTATGTGCAG CTGGAGGATGACATTGTGGCCAAACCAAACTATCTCAGCACAATGAAGAACTTTGCCTTGCAGCAGCCCTCTGAAGAGTGGATGATCCTGGAGTTCTCTCAGCTGGGGTTCATTG GAAAAATGTTCAAGTCTCTGGATCTGAGCTTAATTGTGGAGTTCATCCTGATGTTCTATAAGGACAAACCCATTGACTGGCTGCTGGATCACATCCTCTGGGTGAAAGTCTGCAACCCTGAGAAAGATGCA AAACACTGCGACAGGCAGAAGGCAAACCTGAGGATCCGCTTCAAGCCCTCGCTCTTCCAGCACGTGGGAACCCACTCCTCCTTGGCTGGGAAGATACAGAAGCTGAAG GACAAGGACTTTGGAAAACATGCACTGCGGAAAGAGCATGTCAACCCTCCTGCTGAGGTGAGCACCAGCCTGAAAACCTACCAGCACTTCACCCTGGAGAAGGCTTACCTGCGGGAGGACTTCTTCTGGGCCTTCACTCCCACTGCCGGCGACTTCATCCGCTTCAGATTCTTCAAACCACTCCGAATTGAAAG GTTCTTCTTCCGCAGCGGGAACATCGAGCACCCAGAAGACAAACTCTTCAACACAACCGTGGAGGTGCTGCCGTTTGAT AGTCTACAGTCAGATAAGGAAGCCTTGCAGgagggaagaggcacagctgtcAAATACCGCAGGACAGCGGATGGCTACGTCCAGATAG GCTCGTTCTCCAAGGGCGTCGCAGAGGGTGAGGTGGACCCATCCTTTGGGCCCCTGGAGGCCATCAGGCTGTCCATCCAGACCgactccccggtgtggatcatcctGAGCGAG ATTTTTATCAAAAAAGCAGAGTGA